A stretch of the Chanos chanos chromosome 1, fChaCha1.1, whole genome shotgun sequence genome encodes the following:
- the wfs1b gene encoding wolframin: MPEEVSIEELEHRAKNGDAKAQAEMGRYYLRLAEQEDEEVNSVTAVTWLIQAAKNGRRDAVKLLQRCLHERKGITAENREEVRALATESRFERSVRKAALLMYWKLNPDRKKKVTASELLENISQVNTVPDGAVPGGPFSSSAQKQRKVLESLVTSEGTQYVGAEDFVENTKRYALGISPSPILEGAAGDDDDDDEEPVKNPDELPLPQKLLKFPLHAVLEVKEVLIDWASRAGMQWISALIPTHHVNTLIFFFIISNLTLEFFLLVIPLIVFYLAFISMIICTLRVFQNSKAWENFRALTVMLASFEPGLDLEQAEFNFTWTHLEPYLYFLLSALFLILSFPVADKSWVPCSELATVAIFFTVSSYLSLQPAAQSHARPALLAQAASALCSFANKLLRGWLGQIIGGALLSVPIGDWVVLHVGVPCIFYLYLLYLCGRMAAARGLRGSYCVLLPFLLCYMWCQLSVTLLHGSTALGLMRTAIGYMLFLFALPVLSLGLLAMLLVQFVQWFLALELTKMVVTVCLCALPVILRWWTRFSLSPLALLRSLRRSSIVKLILVWISALLLFSWFYVYRSEGMKVYNSTLTWQQYSELCGPRAWKERNMAHTQILCSHLEGHRVTWEGRFKYARVTEIENGAQAVVNLLPGFAADWVRCLYGEEYPACDSDAETPPPQPAPPTDPLCRLKVLANHRCHVKRFDRYKFEVTVGMPQERKGRNGTTIEDEDATKDIVLRASNEFRAVLLTLSSGSVVEFSTVLEGRLGSKWPVFELKALHCRSCASPLAPTRRQVKIEQDWRNGARDAFVFAFNFLFHPLLSAHVEQGDATTAIAEMEVGNEG; the protein is encoded by the exons ATGCCAGAAGAAGTGAGCATTGAGGAACTAGAGCACAGAGCTAAGAATGGAGATGCCAAGGCACAGGcagag ATGGGAAGGTACTACTTACGATTGGCTGAGCAGGAGGATGAGGAAGTGAATAGTGTTACGGCAGTGACGTGGCTGATACAGGCGGCTAAAAACGGGCGGAGAGATGCTGTGAAACTGCTGCAGCGCTGTCTTCatgagagaaagg GCATCACGgctgagaacagagaggaggtcCGTGCGTTGGCAACAGAGTCGCGGTTTGAACGCAGTGTGAGGAAAGCTGCTCTGCTCATGTACTGGAAACTCAACccagacaggaagaaaaaagtcACAGCCTCAGAACTGCTAGAGAACATCAGTCAGGTCAACACTGTTCCAg ATGGTGCTGTGCCGGGTGGACCCTTTTCCAGCTCGGCTCAGAAGCAGAGGAAAGTTCTGGAGAGCCTGGTCACTAGTGAGG GAACTCAGTATGTAGGTGCTGAGGACTTTGTGGAGAACACTAAACGCTACGCCCTGGGCATTTCCCCCTCCCCCATACTGGAGGGGGCTGCaggagatgatgatgacgatgacgaagAGCCAGTGAAGAACCCAGATGAGCTACCCCTGCCCCAGAAG ctGTTGAAGTTCCCCCTGCATGCTGTGTTGGAGGTAAAGGAGGTTCTCATCGACTGGGCTTCTCGTGCTGGCATGCAGTGGATCAGTGCCCTCATCCCCACTCACCACGTCAACACgctcatcttcttcttcatcatatCTAACCTCACGCTCGAATTCTTTCTCCTCGTCATCCCGCTGATTGTCTTTTACCTGGCCTTCATCTCCATGATCATATGTACACTACGCGTCTTCCAGAACAGCAAGGCCTGGGAGAATTTCCGGGCACTGACTGTTATGTTGGCCAGTTTTGAGCCGGGTTTGGACCTGGAACAGGCTGAGTTCAATTTCACCTGGACCCACCTGGAGCCATACCTctactttctcctctctgcgCTCTTCCTCATCCTTTCTTTCCCTGTGGCTGACAAGTCTTGGGTCCCATGCTCAGAGCTGGCCACCGTAGCCATCTTCTTCACTGTCAGTAGCTACCTGAGCCTGCAGCCAGCTGCCCAAAGTCACGCCCGACCTGCCTTATTGGCCCAGGCTGCTTCTGCCCTCTGCTCTTTTGCTAATAAGCTCCTGAGAGGCTGGTTGGGCCAGATCATAGGCGGGGCCTTGCTGAGTGTGCCGATAGGTGATTGGGTGGTGCTGCATGTGGGCGTGCCCTGCATCTTTTACCTCTACCTGTTGTACTTATGCGGTCGCATGGCTGCTGCAAGAGGTTTGCGTGGCTCCTACTGCGTGTTGTTGCCATTCCTGCTGTGCTACATGTGGTGCCAGTTGTCTGTCACGCTGCTGCATGGCTCGACTGCATTGGGTTTAATGCGCACCGCTATAGGCTACATGCTCTTTCTGTTTGCGCTGCCCGTGCTCTCTCTGGGTCTGCTGGCCATGTTGCTTGTTCAGTTTGTCCAGTGGTTCTTGGCACTGGAGCTGACTAAGATGGTGGTTACGGTGTGCTTATGCGCGCTGCCTGTGATTCTGCGCTGGTGGACGCGTTTCAGTTTGTCTCCATTAGCGCTGCTTCGCTCGCTGCGCCGCAGCAGCATAGTCAAACTGATTCTGGTCTGGATCTCAGCTCTTTTGCTCTTCAGCTGGTTCTACGTGTATCGCTCAGAGGGCATGAAGGTCTACAACTCCACCCTCACTTGGCAGCAGTACAGTGAGCTGTGTGGACCACGCGCGTGGAAGGAGCGTAACATGGCCCACACGCAGATCCTGTGCAGCCACCTGGAGGGTCACAGGGTCACCTGGGAAGGTCGCTTTAAGTACGCCCGGGTGACTGAGATTGAGAACGGCGCCCAGGCTGTGGTCAACCTCCTGCCAGGATTCGCTGCTGATTGGGTGCGTTGCCTTTACGGAGAGGAATACCCAGCCTGCGATTCTGATGCAGAGACTCCGCCCCCGCAGCCGGCTCCTCCCACAGACCCTCTCTGTAGGCTCAAAGTGCTAGCAAACCACCGGTGCCACGTGAAGCGCTTCGACCGTTACAAGTTCGAGGTGACCGTCGGGATGCCGCAGGAGCGCAAGGGTCGTAACGGGACGACAATAGAGGACGAGGATGCCACTAAAGACATCGTGCTGCGGGCGAGTAACGAGTTCCGTGCTGTTTTGCTGACGCTGAGCTCTGGAAGCGTGGTGGAGTTCAGTACGGTTTTGGAGGGCCGATTGGGCAGTAAGTGGCCTGTGTTTGAACTGAAGGCACTGCATTGTCGTAGCTGCGCCTCGCCACTTGCACCTACCCGACGGCAGGTGAAGATCGAGCAGGACTGGCGTAACGGTGCCCGCGATGCCTTTGTGTTCGCTTTCAACTTCCTCTTCCATCCACTGCTGTCTGCCCATGTGGAGCAGGGGGATGCTACTACGGCGATTGCGGAAATGGAAGTGGGAAATGAAGGCTGA
- the ppp2r2cb gene encoding serine/threonine-protein phosphatase 2A 55 kDa regulatory subunit B gamma isoform, with protein MLSPVLCSDLSAVEPEYTEADVISTVEFNQSGELLATGDKGGRVVIFQREPQGEYNVYSTFQSHEPEFDYLKSLEIEEKINKIRWLPQRNPAHFLLSTNDKTVKLWKVSERDKRPEGYNLKDEEGRVKDLSTITSLQVPVLKPTELLVEASVRRVFANAHAYHINSISVNSDGETYLSADDLRINLWHLSITDCSFNIVDVKPENMEDLREVITVAEFHPQHCHLLAFGSSAGNTRLCDMRARALCDQHAKLFEEAVDPSTRSFFSEIVSSVSDVKFSHSGRYLLTRDYLSVKVWDLNMENKPVETYQVHDYLRSKLCALYESDYIFDKFECAWNGTDSVIMTGAYNNFFRMFDRSSKRDVTLEASREVCKRRAVLRPRRVCMGAKRRRDEVSVDSLDFSKKILHTAWHPSQNIIAIAASNNLYIFQDRLGPSTN; from the exons ATGTTGAGCCCAGTCCTTTGCTCAGATCTCTCAGCTGTGGAGCCAGAGTACACAGAAG CTGATGTCATCTCTACCGTGGAGTTCAACCAATCAGGAGAGCTCTTGGCAACTGGTGATAAGGGTGGAAGAGTGGTCATCTTCCAGAGAGAACCGCAA ggggAATATAACGTGTACAGTACATTTCAGAGTCATGAGCCAGAGTTTGATTATTTAAAGAGTTTGGAGATCGAAGAGAAGATCAATAAAATCCGCTGGCTACCACAGCGTAATCCAGCTCACTTCCTCCTCTCCACCAATG acaaaaCTGTAAAGCTGTGGAAGGTGAGTGAGAGGGATAAGAGGCCAGAGGGCTACAATTTAAAAGATGAAGAGGGCAGAGTGAAGGACCTCTCCACTATTACCTcactgcag gtgcCTGTGTTAAAGCCGACGGAGCTGCTGGTGGAGGCGTCTGTGAGGCGTGTGTTTGCTAACGCTCATGCCTATCACATTAACTCTATCAGTGTgaacagtgatggagagacatACCTCTCTGCTGATGATCTCAGAATCAACCTGTGGCACCTCAGTATCACAGACTGCAGCTTCA acatagTGGATGTAAAGCCAGAGAACATGGAGGATTTGAGGGAGGTGATAACAGTGGCGGAGTTCCATCCTCAGCACTGTCACCTGCTGGCCTTCGGTAGCAGCGCAGGGAACACTCGCCTCTGTGACATGAGAGCACGAGCCCTATGTGACCAGCACGCCAaat TGTTTGAAGAGGCAGTGGACCCAAGCACCCGCTCCTTTTTCTCAGAGATTGTCTCTTCCGTCTCTGACGTGAAGTTCAGTCACAGCGGACGATACCTGCTCACCAGAGACTACCTCAGTGTTAAAGTCTGGGACCTCAACATGGAGAATAAACCTGTAGAGACATACCag GTTCATGACTATCTGCGTTCCAAGCTGTGTGCCCTGTATGAGAGTGACTACATCTTTGACAAATTTGAATGTGCCTGGAATGGGACAGACAG TGTTATAATGACTGGGGCTTATAATAACTTCTTTCGCATGTTTGATCGTTCGAGCAAGCGAGATGTGACTCTGGAGGCAAGCAGGGAGGTGTGTAAGCGTCGCGCGGTGTTGAGGCCGCGACGCGTGTGTATGGGTGCCAAGCGGAGGAGAGATGAGGTCAGCGTGGACAGTCTGGACTTCAGTAAAAAGATCCTCCACACGGCTTGGCACCCCAGCCAAAACATCATCGCCATAGCAGCCAGCAACAATCTCTACATCTTCCAAGACCGGCTGGGGCCCTCCACCAATTAA
- the si:ch211-175m2.5 gene encoding uncharacterized protein si:ch211-175m2.5 → MACGRLLKFARHSNLAILSPLFQVRKTCSRVSEPLRRHCSSQSDSVGRYPVPYKKELPYDIVELMEEVEMKGGFLPNVFKVLSHRPAEFRAFFAYYNALMNKETGNLSKADRELIVVATSAHNNCLYCVISHSALHRIYSKKPNLADQVAVNYPSAELSARERAMLDFALAVCRSDTITEEHFRSLEAHGFDREDAWDIGAIAAFFAMSNRLAHLTDMRPNTEFYTMGRMPRNKGVAPEESGKGA, encoded by the exons ATGGCGTGTGGTAGACTGTTGAAGTTCGCTCGTCATTCTAATCTTGCCATACTT TCGCCTCTTTTTCAAGTGCGAAAAACATGTTCGAGAGTGTCAGAACCCCTCAGGCGGCACTGcagcagtcagtcagacagcGTTGGCCGTTACCCAGTGCCTTACAAGAAGGAGCTGCCTTATGATATTGTCGAGCTaatggaggaggtggagatgaAG GGTGGCTTTTTGCCCAACGTGTTCAAGGTGCTTTCCCACCGGCCGGCAGAGTTCCGTGCTTTCTTTGCTTATTATAACGCTCTAATGAACAAGGAGACCG GGAATTTGTCGAAGGCAGATCGAGAACTGATTGTTGTGGCGACCAGTGCACATAACAATTGCCTGTATTGTGTCATATCCCATAGTGCACTGCATCGCATCTACTCCAAGAAACCGAATCTGGCTGACCAG GTGGCAGTGAATTACCCAAGCGCAGAGCTGAGTGCACGTGAACGAGCCATGCTGGATTTTGCTCTGGCTGTTTGTCGAAGCGACACGATTACAGAGGAACACTTTCGCTCGCTTGAGGCTCACGGCTTTGACCGAGAAGACGCCTGGGACATCGGTGCCATTGCCGCTTTCTTCGCCATGTCAAACCGACTGGCCCACCTCACAGACATGAGACCAAACACTGAGTTTTATACCATGGGTCGAATGCCACGCAACAAGGGGGTAGCGCCAGAGGAGTCGGGTAAGGGGGCATAG
- the smim19 gene encoding small integral membrane protein 19 gives MGGYGVMANEESLDYSVHEAWNEATNVYLLVILVSFALLMYARKNKRKIMRIFSLPPTVGTTSEPNFYDSLQKVRLRQQLEMYSIARKYEQQHQQTQPDSVQLSVE, from the exons ATGGGTGGTTACGGTGTGATGGCAAACGAGGAGTCTCTTGATTACTCCGTGCACGAAGCGTGGAACGAGGCAACCAATGTTTACTTGCTAGTCATCTTGGTCAGCTTTGCACTGCTCATGTACGCTAGGAA AAACAAGAGGAAGATCATGCGCATATTTTCGTTGCCCCCGACTGTTGGGACTACTTCGGAGCCGAACTTCTATGACAGTCTACAGAAAGTGCGACTACGTCAACAACTTGAAATGTACTCTATCG CAAGAAAATATGAGCAACAGCATCAACAAACTCAGCCGGACAGTGTCCAGCTCTCAGTGGAATGA